Sequence from the Fulvivirga ligni genome:
AAGTCCGAAGTATGAATTAGTTGAGGTCCAGGATTATCTAAAATAAGACAGCGTGAGACCTTTCTTACTTACGTTTACCTGTTATTTGCTTTGTTCATGCGGTACAGGTTTAAAAGTAAAAAAAGAGAAACTACAACCCATTCAGGGCCAATTTTCCCTCACCTTAGTTAACCAGGCCAATAAAACCAGTAAGTCAAAAGATGGGCCAATTGAAGGCCCATCCTTTTTAAAATTCTTTGGTTTACCCAATAGCCCTTGCGACTCAGTGAAATTGACTCTTGATAATAATCAGCAACTCACCATCAGCTATCAGGATAGCACCGTAATCAGGACACTATCATATAACACCAAACTCCGGAAAGGCTACCTTGAAATCTCCAGCGTAGATAAAAAAATTAATATTCCACCACTACTACCCATCTTCTATAGTCGTGTGAAAACTGACAGAAAAAGGATAGGGATAACCACCCAGCATGAACTTGTTTTAGATCATAAATGGGAGGACTTTGGAAGCATTTTATTTCTATTAGGTGGCGCAGGAGGCAGAACTCAGTACTTTTTCCCATACAACGACCATTAACACCCTAATCTCATATGAAACAGTTTTCACTATTCATTTTAGCCTTAGTCCTCCTTCAGTCATGTACACCTTCAGAAAAGGTACAACCTCAGGTGCTGGAAGAAAATGCCTACTTCGATCTAAAAAAAGCTGATTTCAATGAGAATGTGCCCAAGCTATATTCTAAAAATATTGAATTTGATGATGTTAAATATGACAGTGCCAGAGACGGTGCTTACACGGACGACACCCTCCGATATAAGATTGTTAATCAATTTTTGAATGAAAATAAATTAACTATACCCGAGAAGCATTTCGGCTTTCTTTACAAAAGTCCTGAGATGGATAGCATGGCCTTTTTTAATGACATTTACTTCAAGAAGATAAATATTCTAACAGATACAGCGAAAAAACCCATAGCATATTACGCTGAAGCTAAGCTGAAAAAGAAAAAGCAGCAACGAGCATTTATCGATTCACTGAAATCTGAATATGGCAAACCCATACACTCATTCTGGATAAGCAGTGAATTTAATCTTTGTGTCTATGAATGGCGATTAAAGGACCGCACCATTCAGGTTGAAACTTCTTATGGAAGAAGTTATGAGACCGATTTCGACTCTAAATCCATGGTGCAAAACGATTATTTTTTGATAGACATGGTCATCATGCGAAACAGCCAAAGGAAAAATATCCAGCAAGCCCACTACTTTGTACTGCCTGAAAAAGTCTTATTCTATGGTGAATATTATAAACCGAAAGATCTAAAACTAGACTCGGCTGTTTACTTTAATGATGACTTCCTTCTCTATTCTACCGATGAAAAAATCTTATCAGAAGAGGACAATCTTCATAGCATAACACGATCTGAAGATTATGAGTATGATGACTCGGAAGATGCTGATAACTCTGAGGAGATTGAAGATGCTGTAATGTAAGAAGGTATTTGAAGAGCATATTATAACATCAAAAGACTATTATAATATGCTCTTTTATAAATGATTAGACTTTTAACTCCGGATAATCCCCCCAATGCTTCACCTCCTCATCCCATACTGCATCTAATGCAATGGCCACACACTTTGCAGTAGTACCGCCAGTGATTACATTAGACTCGGGCTGTTTTTCATTATGAATGGAATCTCTAAAATCTACGAGTGCCTGCCTGGTGGGATCATCTCCATTGGCTTTGATGGGAACGCTTTCACCTTGCTCCCAGGCTTTTAAGGTGGCTCCTGAAACTCCATCTACTAAACCCAGCTCTTGGGGATTTCTTGATTCCAGATAGATTTTTCCGGTGGTGTAATTCAATAACATGGTGCCTTTGCTGCCCAGTACTTTGATTTGATAATCTTCAAAGCCGTTGGTAGTAGTGCAAGAGAAGTTAGCATCAAGGCCGTTGGCATATTCCATGGAGAGGTGAATGTTATCATAAGTCTCCCGGCCGTCATTCCAGTGATCTATACCTCCGAAACCAACTATCTTAGCCGGCAAAGAACCTGAAGTCCAGTTGACGAAGTCTATTTGATGAGACATTAATTCTGCGATCAAACCACCAGAGTATTCCTTATACATCCTCCAGTTGATCAGTCGCTCCCATTTTGGATCGGGCACCTGCCTGCGCCAATCGCCATTACGGTTCCACTGGCAGCGATAGGCTGTAATATCACCAATATAACCAGACCTGATGATCTCACGCGCTTTGCGATAAAGCTCGGAGCTATGATACTGATGCCCCGTCTGGAAGATCAATTTTGGGTTAGCCTGTGCTTTAGTGATAGTTTTCTGAATCATATCAATGCCTCGCATCATGGTTTTCTCACAATACACATGCTTGCCGGCATCCAGGGCATCGTAGGCCATATTCCCATGTAAGGCGAAGGGTGTGGAGATGATCACTGCCTCCACATTTTTATCGTTCAATAATGCCTTATAATCAGTATAACTCCTGGCCTTTGGAGCCAGCGCTAGACCTTCCTTCAGTCGGAAAGGAATGACATCACAGCAGGCGACAATCTCCATCCCATCAATACTATTGACCAGACTTTGTAGCCCCTGCCCTCTCGATCCTGTTCCTATAATACCTATTTTCAGTGGCTTAGCGGCCGCCCTAAATGACGACAAGCCAAGACTTAACCCGCCTAATGCCAAACCACTGCCTATTACAAATTTTCTTCTATTGATTTTACTATTCATCACAATCCTTTTCTTAAACCTTTGGCTCCCATCCTGGCTCGTAAGTTCTGCCCCACATCTGCATGGCCTCCTTCAATTTACCTTTCCCATCAAGGTGAATCACCTTGCCCAGCTTCTGAGACATATTCCCCAAGTGACAAAGCATATTACTCTTAGCTCCATCTTCAATAGGAGAATTGAGCGTTTCACCTTTTCTTATTCCATTCAAAAAGTTAGTCATGTGATAAACATCCAGGGCACCGGCACCTACAGTATTGGTGGTAGCACTGGTCTTCTCTTCCTTCATTACTTTCATTTCTTTACCATCATTGGAATAAAGAGTAGAACCGTTTCTGGTGAGAATAGCATAACCGTCTTTACCATAAATGGCCGCACCTCTATCCAAACCGTACAATTTGGATGGGTTGCAACTTTTCCCTTCCCATGAGATCATCTTATCTTCTCCAAATTCAAAATTGGCTATCTGAGTATCATAAAACTGCCAGTCGTCATGAAAATGGTAGCGACCACCTGATGACGAGGCCTTTGTGGGATATTCTACGCCCAATGCCCAGCGGCAGATATCCAGCTCATGGGTTCCGTTATTATTGATTTCACCTGTACCCCAGTTCCAGTTCCAATGCCAATTGTAATGCACCCAGATATCTTCAAAATCCTGCCTTGGAGCTGGTCCTTGCCATAATTCCCAGTTGAGCCAATCAGGAGTAGGCACTTTTTTAGCTTTTCCGATAGGACCACGAGCATTAGCATACCAGGCCTTACCATAATATACATCGCCAATGGCGCCACTATGAATATCTGAAATGCACTCAATGGAGGTAGGTGCGCTTCGTTGCTGGTTTCCCATCTGCACCAGGTGCTTATATTTCTTCTGCGCCTCCACGATCAGCTCACCTTCCCTGCAGTCATAACCACATGGCTTTTCTACATACACATTTTTGCCTGCCTCAAGCGCCATAATGGCCATAGGAGCATGCTGATGATCAGGGGTAGCAATGGCTACAGCATCAATATCTTTGTTCTTGATCATTTCGCGGAAATCCTCTATTTCTTTAGGCTTATCCTTGGAGCCTACACTGGCAAGAACTCCTTTGTAATCAGCAAATTGACGCTTATCTACATCACAAATATATCTGATGGCTGTATTGGGAGAATCTGAAATGGCAACGCCGAGCGCTTTCCCTCTACCATGCAACCCTGCCACGCCAAAATTGATTCGGTCATTGGCACCTATTATTCTATTATAACTAGACGCGGAAAATGCCAGTGAGAGCCCAGCTGTTCCTAATGCGCTTTTTTTGATAAATGTTCTTCTGGACTCCATAATTATAATTCTCTGATTTTAATACTTCTGAAACTTACTCTATTGCCATGATCCTGCAGCAGAATGCTACCTTCAGGCCATTTCCCGAAGTTATCCCACTTTTGATATTTGCTGTAGTTTACCAGCGCCTGGAACATTTGAGAGAACCTGTCATATTCCACTACTTTTTCATTGTTCAGCCAGTGCTCTACTTTACCGTTTCTAGAGACAATACGAGCCTTATTCCATTGGCCTACTCCTTTAAATTGTTTCCCTCTACCGGGTGTAGTAAGGTTATCTGCAGCGATGAGATCATACAGGGAACCAACAGTTCTGTTTCCCATAACTCCAAGCTTAGCATCTGGATGTTTTTCATCATCGAGTACTTGAAACTCACAGCCAATGGCAGAACCTGCGCCTTTATTTAAGGCCGGATCTACAAAATATTTAATGCCGCTGTTGGCTCCTTCTGTTATCTTAAACTCTACCTCCAGTTCAAAATCACCATATTTCTTTTTGGTGACAATATCTCCACCTCCGGTAGATTCACCACCGTCTGAGGCCAAGACAGTAAGCTCACCATTTTCCATTTGCCATCCTTTTTCAGGAAACTCATCCAGTTTGGCACCTCTCCAACCAGAAGTAGTTTTACCATCCCACAGCAAATACCAGCCATGAGATTTTTCCCAGTCTGTAAGTTGATTTTTTAGATAACTGATCTGTGGTACCGTGGGGTCTGCATCCCATACATGGTCTGCCACATCCGTGGTTAAGATTTTGATATTCTTCCATTTCACCAGAAAGCCTTTTTCAGCTTCACCTATGCTATGCACCTGCAAGCCGATGTGGCCTTCCGAATCAACATCATCGATAAGGTAGCTGCACATTTTGCCATTGATGTAGGTTCTTATTTCATTATCAAGACATTCAATGCGTATTTTATTCCAGGCTGCAAGTACGAAAGCATCCTGAGCCTGCTGATTCATACTTAAAGGATAAAGCCAGCCTCTCCGCTGCTCGTCATAAATTCCTCCTGAGAAATTACGAGCACTTGGATCGATCTCGAATTGGTAGCCATAAGTAACATCATTGTCTTTTAGATGGCTTCTTATCTGAATTCCTGAATTAAGATGGTTTGGAAGAAGTACCTCCAGCTCTAAGATGAAATCGGAATAGGTTTCTTTAGTAAATAGGAAAGTATTG
This genomic interval carries:
- a CDS encoding 3-keto-disaccharide hydrolase, which codes for MKLKLLLLCQLIAYGAFCQNWQSLSDGKNLKNWEKHGGNATYALEDGVITGTAVTNSPNTFLFTKETYSDFILELEVLLPNHLNSGIQIRSHLKDNDVTYGYQFEIDPSARNFSGGIYDEQRRGWLYPLSMNQQAQDAFVLAAWNKIRIECLDNEIRTYINGKMCSYLIDDVDSEGHIGLQVHSIGEAEKGFLVKWKNIKILTTDVADHVWDADPTVPQISYLKNQLTDWEKSHGWYLLWDGKTTSGWRGAKLDEFPEKGWQMENGELTVLASDGGESTGGGDIVTKKKYGDFELEVEFKITEGANSGIKYFVDPALNKGAGSAIGCEFQVLDDEKHPDAKLGVMGNRTVGSLYDLIAADNLTTPGRGKQFKGVGQWNKARIVSRNGKVEHWLNNEKVVEYDRFSQMFQALVNYSKYQKWDNFGKWPEGSILLQDHGNRVSFRSIKIREL
- a CDS encoding Gfo/Idh/MocA family protein, translating into MESRRTFIKKSALGTAGLSLAFSASSYNRIIGANDRINFGVAGLHGRGKALGVAISDSPNTAIRYICDVDKRQFADYKGVLASVGSKDKPKEIEDFREMIKNKDIDAVAIATPDHQHAPMAIMALEAGKNVYVEKPCGYDCREGELIVEAQKKYKHLVQMGNQQRSAPTSIECISDIHSGAIGDVYYGKAWYANARGPIGKAKKVPTPDWLNWELWQGPAPRQDFEDIWVHYNWHWNWNWGTGEINNNGTHELDICRWALGVEYPTKASSSGGRYHFHDDWQFYDTQIANFEFGEDKMISWEGKSCNPSKLYGLDRGAAIYGKDGYAILTRNGSTLYSNDGKEMKVMKEEKTSATTNTVGAGALDVYHMTNFLNGIRKGETLNSPIEDGAKSNMLCHLGNMSQKLGKVIHLDGKGKLKEAMQMWGRTYEPGWEPKV
- a CDS encoding Gfo/Idh/MocA family protein gives rise to the protein MNSKINRRKFVIGSGLALGGLSLGLSSFRAAAKPLKIGIIGTGSRGQGLQSLVNSIDGMEIVACCDVIPFRLKEGLALAPKARSYTDYKALLNDKNVEAVIISTPFALHGNMAYDALDAGKHVYCEKTMMRGIDMIQKTITKAQANPKLIFQTGHQYHSSELYRKAREIIRSGYIGDITAYRCQWNRNGDWRRQVPDPKWERLINWRMYKEYSGGLIAELMSHQIDFVNWTSGSLPAKIVGFGGIDHWNDGRETYDNIHLSMEYANGLDANFSCTTTNGFEDYQIKVLGSKGTMLLNYTTGKIYLESRNPQELGLVDGVSGATLKAWEQGESVPIKANGDDPTRQALVDFRDSIHNEKQPESNVITGGTTAKCVAIALDAVWDEEVKHWGDYPELKV